Part of the Rhinoderma darwinii isolate aRhiDar2 chromosome 2, aRhiDar2.hap1, whole genome shotgun sequence genome, GTGCTTACCTTTTCTTGAGTGTCTGTCTAACCAGCACTGGCATACTATCAATCTCTGCCATAAATATTGAGAGATATTACTATGTGGTGCATCCAATGAGGTACCAAGTCAAAATGACCATGGGACTAGTCAGTTGGGTACTAGCTGGGGTCTGGATTAAAGCTGTGCTCACATCCCTAATCCCTGTTTTAGGATGGAACCCTCCTGTCCCTGGACATTGCAGCTTGCAGGGAGGTGGCAACAGTGTCTTCCGAGCAGGATTTCTTCTCTTCTATTCCTCCTTTTATTTCTTACTTCCTCTCACCATCATCATCGTTGTCTACTGCAGCATGTTCAAGGTGGCACGAGTAGCTTCCCTTCATCAAGGGCCTTTACCCACTTGGATGGACACCACACCTCAGCGCAGGCGCTCAGAATCTCTCAGCAGCCGTTCCACCATGGTAACTGGATCAGGAGCCACacgtgaaactcctcagcaacgaTCGTCGGGTGGTGGTTCTGGAAGTGGTGGGAAGGCAGCAGCTGTCTTAGCTGCAGTAGGGGGTCAGTTTCTATTATGTTGGCTACCTTATTTTGGCTTCCACTTATATGCTGCACTGCGTTCTCCTCCTCCACCCCCTGGATCACGAGTGGAATGGATTGTCACGTGGATGGGGTTTCTTTGCTTTGCCTCCAACCCAATATTTTATGGTTGTCTAAATCGTCAAATTCGTGTAGAACTGGAAAGGTGGGTTGGATGTTTCTTTAAACGGGGAGGTGCTGGGGAGGATGAGCTTCGATTGCCAAGCCGGGAAGGCTCAATTGAAGAAAATTTCCTTCAGTTTTTGCAGGGTACTGGCTGCCCACCAGATACAAGGGCAGTTGTTCATATCGCCCCTAAAGGGGATCAACCAGCTGTAGACTTCCGAATTCCAGGGCAGATTGCAGAGGAAACATCGGAGTTCTTAGAACAACCATGGGATTTGACAGCTGTGGGCAAAGACTATACTAACACTGGCCCACCGCCAAAAACATGACCTCTAGCATAACTTGCCCTGCTCTTGACAATCTCCTTAAAAGTGTGATATAATGCAGAATTTCCCTCAAACCATTCCTTAAAACACATAATTACCCTTATATCCAACTCTAAATCCACGTACACATTTAGTATCCTCTTCTAGCATATTTACTAGACCATAAAAAGCCTTTCCTACATTGTGCCAGAAGAAAAGGACAACAGTTTTACTTACTCTCAATTTGAGTAGTGCACACTTACAAATTGCCATAAGCCTTGGAAACCTGTATTGGATTGTAAGCTGCATAGTAGACAGCTATGGTTCAATAAATGATAGTGAAAACGACATAGCTCCTGCactgaaaaaaactaaaaccagGAAAAACTTGAATAAAGCAACAAAAGAAGCTAACTTAACAGTAATGTTGCAATTCtttttatcttaaaggggttgtaacaTTTGTACGACCCCTACTAATTAGGCATACCTCCATACATATCCATACCTTTAAACATACTTCTTTTGGTGACAATCCACTATTACAAGATTGAAAGACTGGGCAAAAGTTCAAAATTTGTTCTGTATGTAAATAGTGCCTAGGATCCCTAGACGTAAGTATGGCAGGTATGGCTAATCAGTCAGGACAAACTTACTTCCCTTCCCAGCTGCTTGTTGACAGCTGACAGGTTGGGCCCTGCAGTATGTTTTGAGCCCTAATACTGAAATATTGACAGACTGAAGAAACATATAGGAAAGTTTAATGGAGTTAGGCCTACTTGATTAGTAGAGGTTGTACAcattgtaaaacccctttaatttaaactGCAGCACAACTTAGTTTACCTATATAgtgtttttgtgtgtgtaaaTTAGTAAAGATATGAATTTtcatttttggcaaaaaaattctACCCAAAAATATCCAGCAGAATACCAAACTGATTTTACAACCAGAATTTATTGTATTTCTTTGTATTTTAGCGCATGTGAAAGAAATATCTTTTACTTCCATGTCAAATCTGAATTTGGAACATAATGCAAAAAGTTGCCTAAAAGTTGATGGTTGCAGAAACTGAATACAGTGTTTATGTTTGTACCAataaatgtgtattttttaataTTCATCTCATGTGGTCCTGTCCCTGCTTTTCAGTCTACTATGAGGAACACGTTTACTGGACTTCAGTAAaagtcacatttaaaaaaaacttaaagccCAATTCCTGCACAAAAACTAACCTTAATCAAGCCCTACACTTTGCACCTATCACTTTTTCTACCTACTTACCTGAATTCCATCACATAGTTCAGGAAATTGTTCTCCCAACTTAGTGTACACGGAGTTACTTTTTGAAGACGAATGAACAGTGACTTAAAAATCCTGATCCCCGCAGTTGCTGGGGAGTAAACTTTCACAATAGTGCTAGGCAGCAATTCCTTCTGTTCATGTAAATGTCACTACTATCGTTGTGCTGCAAAAAAGTTATCATCGCTATGATCAATTAAGTTCAATGATAAACAATAGGGTTTTTTTGTAATATATTCATTTTTCGTTATATTAACAACAAACAATGCTCAATATTTAGAATTAATCCAATGCACAGAGTAAGTAACCCACGTtggggcctgtttacatcagcatcgggcttccgttcatgggttctattcaacctttccgtcggagcaaccaatgaacggaaagccgGATGGaatccatagcttccgtttgcattaccaatgatttcaatggtaatgctgccGTTATaatggtttcctttttttttcatggaaataATAGCGCATTCGACTACGCTATTATTTCCGCGTAAAAAATGGAAACcatacagaacggagacaaacgaaaatcttttgcaatggaagcattaccattgaaatcaatggtaatgaagACAgaagctatgatttccgtttgaaTTTTCGTTCATCGGTTCTTCCGACGGAAAGGTTTAATGGAACTCATGTTCagaagcccgacgctgatgtgaacacacccttatataGAAGTACTGCAACATATAACACCCCTCCTCTAGTCCCCCCTCCCATCTCTGTGTGATAAACAGTAGTTTTATAGTTTATCACTGATATTTTACACTCACTTACATGGAAAATGCTCCATTTTTAATATGCTatttcctttagggtatgtgcacacgataatcacaattacagctgaaattacggagctgttttcaggagaaaacagctcctgcatttcagacgtaattgctcgtactcgtgttttgcgaggcgtccattacggacgtaatttggagctgttcttcattgaagtcaatgaaaaacggctcaaattacgtcccaagaagtgtcctgcacttctttgatgaggctgttattttacgcgccgtcttttgacagcgacgcataaaatgacaggttgtcggcacagtacatcggcaaacccattgaaataaatgggcagatgtttgccgacgtatttgagccgtgttttcaggcgtaaatcgaggcgtaaaacgcctcgtttacgcctgaaaataggtcgtgtgaacctagccttataaATTTACCTTGGCTGAATCATCGCTGGATATTCTTTGCCAAGGCTTCACCCTACAATAGATGTCGTTCACTGTACCGAATATCCTGGCATATTATAAACCTATATTTGTTTTCTATAATCTGGGTAATTAGTTTAAGTTTAGTTTCACCAATTTAAGACAATAGAAAGGG contains:
- the GPR61 gene encoding G-protein coupled receptor 61 — its product is MDTSLPSLTWNFSLNASGSPIAANPHYGALFIMLLMDLLAVAGNVAVMGVIMKTPSLRKFVLVFHLCVVDLLAALTLMPLAMLSGSGGTTLYEIQGLGQMACRAYLFLSVCLTSTGILSISAINIERYYYVVHPMRYQVKMTMGLVSWVLAGVWIKAVLTSLIPVLGWNPPVPGHCSLQGGGNSVFRAGFLLFYSSFYFLLPLTIIIVVYCSMFKVARVASLHQGPLPTWMDTTPQRRRSESLSSRSTMVTGSGATRETPQQRSSGGGSGSGGKAAAVLAAVGGQFLLCWLPYFGFHLYAALRSPPPPPGSRVEWIVTWMGFLCFASNPIFYGCLNRQIRVELERWVGCFFKRGGAGEDELRLPSREGSIEENFLQFLQGTGCPPDTRAVVHIAPKGDQPAVDFRIPGQIAEETSEFLEQPWDLTAVGKDYTNTGPPPKT